In a genomic window of Dyadobacter fermentans DSM 18053:
- a CDS encoding 3-hydroxyacyl-CoA dehydrogenase/enoyl-CoA hydratase family protein, with the protein MNRSIRKVAVLGSGIMGSRIACHFANIGVEVLLLDIVPKDLTDAEKAKGITADHTAFRNRIVNESFQATLKATPASLYSPAFASRIKLGNFDDNLADIKNYDWVIEVVVERLDIKRSLYEKVDALRKPGTLVTSNTSGIPIHLMAEGRSEDFRKNFAGTHFFNPPRYLRLLEIIPTADTDQSVVDFLMHYGELFLGKTTVLCKDTPGFIANRLGIYALIQTIRVAEEMGLSVDEVDKLTGPVAGRPKSGTYRLSDVVGLDTTVHVANNLYASGEGKDESRDAFVLPEIMQKLFDNKWLGDKTGQGFYKKIKDEKGKSVILALDFKTLEYVPSGKVKFETLEGTKNISDVQKRFAALVAGKDKAGDFYRKTFADIFKYATFRIPEISDEIFRIDQAITAGFGWQYGLFETWDAIGLKDMLKIMESLDLKPAQWVYEMLSAGHESFYKVENGKRLYYDIPSKSYKRIPGQDSFILLSNLSNNIVWKNAGANVYDIGDGILNLEFKSKMNTMGAEVIEGIQKSISLAEKDFRGLVIGNEAVEAFSAGANLAMLFMYAVEQEFDEINLVISQFQQTMMRARYSSVPVVVAPHTLALGGGCELTLHADKVVAHAETYIGLVEFGVGLIPAGGGTKEMALRCSDMYQAGDPELNILQNAFMNIAQAKVSTSAHEAKAMNYLQDKDQIVLNRSRLIAEAKQAAIDLAENGYTQPKPRFEIKVQGKTGIALFLAGITQMRLANYISDHDAKIAGKLAYVINGGDLSYPQLVSEQYLIDLEREAFLSLCGEKKTLERMQGLLNGGKPPRN; encoded by the coding sequence ATGAATCGTTCCATTCGTAAAGTAGCTGTTCTTGGTTCAGGCATTATGGGCTCGCGCATTGCGTGCCATTTTGCCAATATAGGCGTGGAAGTGCTCTTGCTGGACATTGTGCCGAAAGACCTCACCGACGCCGAAAAAGCAAAAGGCATCACCGCCGATCACACCGCGTTCCGCAACCGGATCGTGAACGAATCGTTCCAGGCGACGCTCAAAGCCACACCGGCCTCGCTGTACAGCCCGGCATTCGCCTCGCGGATCAAGCTCGGCAACTTCGACGATAATCTGGCCGACATCAAAAACTACGACTGGGTGATTGAGGTGGTGGTGGAAAGGCTGGATATCAAGAGAAGCCTTTACGAAAAAGTGGACGCGCTCCGCAAGCCGGGCACGCTCGTTACCTCCAATACTTCGGGCATTCCGATCCATTTAATGGCCGAGGGCCGGAGCGAAGATTTCCGCAAAAACTTCGCTGGAACGCACTTTTTTAACCCTCCGCGCTACCTGCGCCTGCTCGAAATCATCCCCACCGCGGACACCGACCAGAGTGTGGTCGATTTCCTGATGCATTACGGCGAGCTGTTTTTAGGCAAAACCACCGTGCTCTGCAAGGATACGCCGGGCTTTATTGCTAACAGATTAGGCATTTACGCATTGATCCAAACCATCCGCGTGGCCGAAGAAATGGGCCTCAGCGTGGATGAAGTGGATAAATTGACCGGCCCGGTTGCCGGGCGGCCGAAATCGGGCACTTACCGGCTTTCGGATGTGGTAGGACTTGACACGACCGTGCATGTGGCGAACAATTTGTACGCTTCCGGCGAGGGCAAGGATGAATCGCGGGATGCATTTGTGCTGCCGGAGATCATGCAAAAGCTGTTTGACAACAAATGGCTGGGAGATAAAACGGGTCAGGGTTTTTACAAAAAAATTAAGGACGAAAAAGGCAAGTCGGTGATCCTGGCGCTGGATTTCAAGACTTTGGAATACGTGCCGTCGGGCAAAGTAAAGTTTGAAACGCTGGAAGGCACGAAGAACATCAGCGACGTGCAGAAACGCTTTGCCGCATTGGTGGCGGGCAAGGACAAGGCCGGCGATTTTTACCGAAAGACATTCGCCGACATTTTCAAATACGCTACATTCCGCATTCCGGAGATATCAGACGAGATTTTCCGCATCGATCAGGCCATTACCGCGGGCTTCGGCTGGCAATACGGCTTATTCGAGACCTGGGACGCCATTGGCTTGAAAGACATGCTGAAGATCATGGAATCGCTCGACCTGAAACCTGCTCAATGGGTTTACGAAATGCTTTCGGCAGGCCATGAGTCATTTTATAAAGTGGAGAATGGGAAGCGGTTGTATTATGACATTCCTTCCAAATCCTACAAGCGCATCCCGGGCCAGGACAGCTTCATTTTGCTGAGCAACCTTTCCAATAACATTGTATGGAAAAACGCCGGCGCGAACGTCTACGACATCGGCGACGGCATCCTGAACCTCGAATTCAAATCTAAAATGAATACGATGGGCGCGGAGGTGATCGAGGGTATTCAGAAAAGCATTAGTCTGGCGGAGAAGGATTTCCGCGGGCTGGTGATCGGCAATGAGGCGGTGGAAGCATTTTCGGCCGGAGCGAACCTCGCAATGCTGTTTATGTATGCCGTGGAGCAGGAGTTTGATGAGATTAACCTGGTCATTTCACAGTTCCAGCAAACGATGATGCGGGCGCGGTACTCATCGGTGCCGGTGGTGGTGGCGCCTCACACGCTTGCGCTCGGGGGCGGCTGCGAGCTTACCCTGCATGCGGATAAGGTGGTGGCGCACGCGGAAACCTACATCGGGCTGGTCGAATTTGGCGTGGGGCTGATTCCCGCCGGCGGCGGTACCAAGGAAATGGCGCTGCGTTGCTCGGATATGTACCAGGCCGGCGATCCCGAGCTGAACATCCTGCAAAATGCGTTTATGAACATCGCGCAGGCGAAAGTGTCCACATCGGCGCACGAGGCGAAGGCGATGAATTATTTGCAGGACAAAGACCAGATCGTGCTCAACCGCTCACGGCTCATCGCCGAAGCCAAGCAGGCAGCGATCGACCTTGCGGAAAATGGCTACACGCAGCCCAAGCCGCGTTTCGAGATTAAAGTACAAGGCAAAACCGGCATTGCATTGTTCCTCGCGGGCATTACCCAAATGCGCCTCGCGAACTACATCAGCGATCACGATGCTAAGATTGCCGGCAAACTCGCTTATGTGATCAACGGCGGCGATCTGAGTTACCCGCAGCTGGTTTCGGAACAATACCTGATCGACCTCGAACGCGAAGCATTCCTTTCGCTTTGCGGTGAGAAAAAGACGCTGGAACGAATGCAGGGACTGCTAAATGGCGGCAAACCGCCGAGAAACTGA
- a CDS encoding RrF2 family transcriptional regulator: protein MISKKAKYALKALKVLAEQYGKGPVLISYIAEKEKIPKKFLEAILLDLRNNGVLQSQKGKGGGYLLRVPPGEVNFSKVLRIIDGPIAPALCVSMFFYGKCDDCKDEETCSLRTVLERWRDANLAVLDKTTLSDLLQAENAASTDILS, encoded by the coding sequence ATGATTTCTAAAAAAGCTAAATACGCGCTGAAAGCCCTCAAAGTGCTCGCGGAACAATACGGAAAAGGACCGGTATTAATCTCTTATATTGCTGAAAAAGAGAAGATTCCGAAAAAATTCCTGGAAGCGATCCTGCTCGATTTGCGCAATAACGGCGTGCTGCAAAGTCAGAAAGGCAAAGGCGGCGGCTATCTGTTGCGCGTGCCCCCGGGCGAGGTCAATTTCTCGAAAGTGCTGCGGATCATCGACGGCCCCATTGCGCCGGCATTGTGCGTTTCGATGTTTTTCTACGGTAAATGCGATGATTGTAAGGATGAAGAAACTTGCAGCCTTCGCACCGTGCTCGAAAGATGGCGGGATGCCAACCTTGCGGTACTCGATAAAACCACGCTGAGTGACCTGTTGCAGGCCGAAAACGCCGCGTCGACAGACATTCTATCGTAA
- a CDS encoding MarR family winged helix-turn-helix transcriptional regulator, with the protein MRKEKTIDFQIKWAWHSISRMYNAYAARFDTTMAVGYVLLNIDIENGTPATKIAPLLGMEPRSLVRMLKNLEEKGLIRREVSKNDKRFVRIVLTELGKEKRELAREGVISFNTMIRDKIPLEKLVVFFDVIKDINRLVEEENQKLKAGEITEDLE; encoded by the coding sequence ATGCGCAAGGAAAAAACTATCGACTTCCAGATCAAATGGGCCTGGCATTCTATTTCGAGGATGTACAATGCCTATGCCGCCCGTTTCGACACAACGATGGCTGTCGGGTATGTGCTGCTGAATATCGACATTGAAAACGGCACGCCAGCCACCAAAATAGCGCCGTTGCTCGGTATGGAGCCGCGCAGCCTGGTGCGGATGCTCAAAAACCTGGAAGAAAAAGGCCTGATCCGCCGCGAAGTGAGTAAGAACGACAAGCGTTTCGTGCGCATCGTGCTCACGGAATTGGGCAAGGAAAAGCGCGAACTGGCCCGCGAAGGCGTGATTTCGTTCAACACGATGATCCGCGATAAGATCCCGCTTGAAAAGCTGGTCGTGTTTTTTGATGTGATTAAAGACATAAACCGATTGGTGGAGGAAGAAAACCAGAAGCTGAAAGCCGGCGAGATCACCGAAGACCTGGAGTAA
- a CDS encoding glycosyltransferase, whose amino-acid sequence MPENYVIIIPQFNDWEALNLLIQKINADLNTPILQNTTLLIVDDCSSRARSQPFAVFGGKEIKLLRLYRNLGHQKAIAIGLSYVAEHLAADKVIVMDADGEDAPGDINKLVEKSVLEPGKIIFAERNKRTEGLLFRSFYVIYKYVFKLLTGKVITFGNFSLVPQSRLQNLVRVSEIWNNYPGGIIKSRIPYDSVLTNRARRLAGESKMNFVSLVLHGLSAISVMVDTTAVRILIFSMFMSGIAIAFIFFILFLKLIGNATPGWASTLGSTLMILMLQSFLISLFLVFMVLQYRSQQHFIPAVHYRDFVEKVESFS is encoded by the coding sequence ATGCCAGAAAATTACGTCATTATTATACCCCAATTCAATGACTGGGAGGCGCTGAATCTGCTGATTCAAAAGATTAATGCGGATTTAAATACTCCAATCCTTCAAAACACGACGCTGCTCATTGTGGATGATTGCTCTTCAAGGGCAAGAAGCCAGCCATTCGCCGTTTTCGGTGGGAAAGAGATCAAATTGCTGCGGCTGTATCGTAACCTCGGCCATCAGAAAGCCATCGCCATCGGCCTGTCCTACGTGGCCGAACACCTGGCCGCCGACAAGGTGATCGTGATGGACGCCGACGGCGAAGACGCGCCCGGCGATATCAACAAACTCGTCGAAAAGTCCGTTTTAGAGCCAGGCAAGATCATTTTCGCGGAGCGCAACAAGCGTACCGAGGGCTTGCTTTTCCGCTCTTTTTATGTGATTTATAAATATGTGTTCAAACTGCTGACCGGCAAGGTGATCACATTCGGGAATTTCAGCCTCGTGCCGCAGAGCCGGTTGCAAAACCTGGTGCGCGTTTCGGAAATCTGGAATAACTATCCCGGCGGCATCATCAAATCCCGCATCCCGTACGATTCGGTGCTTACCAACCGTGCCAGGAGATTGGCCGGCGAGAGCAAAATGAACTTCGTTTCGCTCGTATTGCACGGTTTAAGCGCCATTTCGGTCATGGTGGATACCACGGCGGTACGCATTCTGATCTTCTCGATGTTCATGTCGGGCATTGCCATTGCATTCATTTTCTTCATTCTTTTCCTGAAACTGATCGGCAATGCAACACCGGGCTGGGCATCGACGCTCGGAAGCACGCTCATGATCCTCATGCTGCAATCCTTCCTGATTTCGCTGTTTCTTGTGTTTATGGTGCTTCAATACCGTTCCCAGCAGCATTTCATCCCCGCAGTACATTACCGCGATTTCGTCGAGAAAGTAGAGTCTTTTAGCTAA
- a CDS encoding peroxiredoxin family protein codes for MRLLLSFGILSIFTLIAAFRPSPVTPPQNGIWRATLSRDKQKLPLILDISKNSDGKTYTVNIINGTEKLKMDSSYFQNDSLVIPMMMFDAKIIAKSTGDELKGTYYRYANGKVAGSLPFEAVQGENYKFFKKGEAKSSRNVSGKWATTFTNPASGDETIAVGNFTQQGTDVTGSFLTPTGDYRFLTGSVNGDSLYLSTFDGSFAMLFKAAFQPDGSLKGSQWSGIKAYKTWTARPDANAKLPDATKMTFLKPGFESVDFSLKDTKGKTWTLKDPRFAGKPVIIQIMGSWCPNCMDETNYLAPWYKKNKKRGVEIVGLSFERSDKPEISNPKIDRMVSRFGIEYPVVLAGTSSEESTAKALPMLNKIMSYPTTIFIDKHGKVREIHTGFNGPGTGHYYDEFVADFNTLMDKLISEK; via the coding sequence ATGAGACTCCTGTTATCTTTTGGCATACTTTCAATTTTCACACTCATCGCCGCCTTCCGGCCCTCGCCGGTAACACCGCCGCAGAACGGCATCTGGCGCGCCACATTGAGCCGCGACAAGCAGAAACTACCCCTCATTCTCGACATTTCGAAAAACAGCGACGGTAAAACCTACACCGTCAATATCATCAACGGCACCGAAAAGCTAAAAATGGACAGCAGCTATTTCCAAAACGACTCGCTCGTGATCCCGATGATGATGTTCGATGCGAAGATCATCGCCAAATCCACCGGCGACGAATTGAAAGGCACCTACTACCGTTATGCCAACGGCAAGGTGGCCGGATCATTGCCATTCGAAGCGGTTCAGGGTGAAAATTATAAGTTTTTCAAAAAAGGTGAAGCCAAAAGCAGCCGCAATGTGAGCGGCAAATGGGCTACTACATTTACAAACCCCGCAAGCGGCGACGAAACCATCGCCGTCGGGAACTTCACCCAGCAGGGTACCGACGTCACCGGTTCATTTTTGACACCTACCGGTGATTACCGCTTCCTAACCGGCAGCGTGAACGGCGATAGCCTTTACCTCTCCACATTCGACGGCTCGTTTGCGATGCTATTCAAAGCGGCATTCCAGCCCGACGGTTCGTTAAAAGGCAGCCAATGGTCGGGCATTAAAGCTTACAAAACCTGGACGGCCAGGCCCGACGCTAACGCCAAGCTGCCGGATGCCACGAAAATGACTTTCCTGAAACCGGGCTTCGAGAGTGTTGATTTCTCTTTGAAAGACACGAAAGGCAAAACCTGGACGCTCAAAGACCCGCGTTTCGCCGGGAAGCCGGTGATCATCCAGATCATGGGCTCGTGGTGCCCCAACTGTATGGACGAAACCAATTACCTCGCCCCGTGGTATAAAAAGAACAAAAAACGCGGTGTGGAGATCGTGGGCCTCTCATTCGAGCGCTCGGACAAGCCGGAAATCTCCAACCCGAAAATCGACCGGATGGTAAGCCGCTTCGGCATCGAATATCCGGTGGTGCTTGCCGGAACAAGCTCAGAGGAATCCACCGCGAAAGCGCTGCCGATGCTTAATAAAATCATGTCCTACCCCACCACGATTTTCATCGACAAGCACGGCAAAGTGCGCGAAATCCACACCGGCTTCAACGGCCCCGGCACTGGCCATTATTACGACGAGTTCGTGGCGGATTTCAATACGTTGATGGACAAGCTCATCAGCGAGAAGTAA
- a CDS encoding DUF433 domain-containing protein, protein MTHYDDFVSSEPGVMLGKPVIKGTRIAVEQILRKLKEGATVSDLMAMYPGVSRECILCIIDKHK, encoded by the coding sequence ATGACGCACTATGATGACTTTGTTAGCTCGGAGCCAGGCGTTATGTTAGGCAAACCCGTGATTAAGGGGACTAGGATAGCTGTCGAACAGATACTGCGTAAATTAAAAGAGGGCGCGACGGTATCAGATCTGATGGCAATGTATCCGGGTGTAAGTCGTGAATGTATTTTATGCATAATTGATAAACACAAATAG
- the dctA gene encoding C4-dicarboxylate transporter DctA translates to MKKLFTNLTFWVLTAITAGALLGHYFPDEAVEMKLLGEGFISVVKLFINPIIFLTITLGIVGMGDLKKVGKVGAKALLYFEVVTTLALVVGIIVANVIRPGEGVVTSSLEKGDISKYAGKAQDFSWLQFFFDNVTLQVLLLALIFGSVLSRIEARQKVVDGLNFVSKYVFRALHLVMLFAPIGAFGGMAFTIGKYGIDTLLPLAKLMGTVYATMAVFIFGVLGLIMRTYKISLWRFLKYIREELLIVLGTSSSEAGLPSLMAKLERMGCSKPVVGLVVPAGYSFNLDGTTIYLSMATIFLAQVFNVHLNIGQIFSLIGILMVTSKGAAGVTGSGFVVLASTLTAIKVIPVEGLALLLGVDRFMSEARAITNFIGNGVATIWLANNEKEFDRAKMEYAFNNIQETENVVTDNLSDVTQPSETKL, encoded by the coding sequence TTGAAAAAGCTATTTACCAACCTGACCTTCTGGGTCCTGACCGCCATCACCGCCGGAGCGCTGCTCGGCCATTATTTTCCCGACGAGGCGGTTGAAATGAAACTGTTGGGTGAGGGCTTTATTTCGGTGGTCAAACTGTTCATCAACCCCATTATTTTCCTTACAATCACATTGGGGATCGTCGGAATGGGCGATTTGAAGAAAGTAGGCAAGGTAGGGGCGAAGGCATTGCTGTACTTCGAGGTTGTTACCACGCTGGCGCTCGTTGTGGGGATCATCGTCGCGAATGTGATCCGGCCAGGCGAGGGCGTCGTGACCAGTTCGCTGGAAAAAGGCGATATTTCCAAGTATGCAGGCAAGGCGCAGGATTTCAGCTGGCTGCAATTTTTCTTCGATAATGTGACTTTGCAGGTTTTGCTCTTAGCGCTGATTTTCGGATCGGTTTTGAGCAGGATCGAGGCCAGGCAAAAGGTGGTCGACGGGCTGAACTTCGTTTCCAAATACGTTTTCCGGGCGCTGCACCTGGTGATGTTGTTTGCTCCCATCGGCGCATTCGGCGGGATGGCTTTTACCATAGGCAAATACGGGATCGACACCCTTCTGCCGCTCGCCAAGCTCATGGGAACCGTGTACGCGACTATGGCAGTGTTCATTTTCGGGGTTTTGGGATTGATTATGAGGACTTACAAGATCAGCCTCTGGCGTTTCCTGAAATACATCCGCGAAGAGTTGCTCATTGTGCTCGGGACATCGTCTTCCGAAGCCGGGCTGCCATCACTGATGGCCAAGCTCGAACGAATGGGCTGCTCCAAACCGGTGGTGGGGCTCGTGGTGCCAGCCGGCTATTCGTTTAACCTCGACGGCACGACCATTTACCTTTCGATGGCGACAATTTTCCTCGCGCAGGTTTTCAATGTGCATTTAAATATCGGACAGATATTCTCGTTGATCGGCATTCTGATGGTCACTTCCAAAGGCGCCGCCGGCGTAACGGGCAGCGGTTTTGTGGTTTTGGCTTCTACCTTAACGGCCATTAAGGTGATCCCGGTCGAGGGCCTGGCACTACTTCTGGGCGTAGACCGTTTCATGTCCGAGGCCCGGGCGATCACCAACTTCATCGGCAACGGCGTCGCCACCATCTGGCTCGCCAACAACGAAAAAGAATTCGACCGCGCCAAAATGGAATACGCATTCAACAATATCCAGGAAACAGAGAATGTGGTAACGGATAATTTGAGCGATGTGACGCAGCCTTCTGAAACTAAGCTGTAA
- a CDS encoding M3 family oligoendopeptidase yields the protein MSNQETLHIPTRAKRPFIGEEFDLKKWEDVQPFFENLKNREINSPEDLKQWFSDRSEIESYLSENFAWRYIRQTCDTANTGLINALQFFITEIQPKLAEYGNALDKKVVDNPYLSELTEPGFAITLRGMKKAIEIFRDENIPLITDMQTEERKYGAIAGAMTVTLDGEEMTLQRAADRLQSTDRNVREEAWRAIAERRYEDREKLDELLNKLVSLRDNVGRNAGFSNYRDYMFAAMGRFDYTPQDCFNFHGSVKKSIVPILNEMAAERKAALQLDALRPWDTKVDPKGLPPLKPFETGEELLDKTIRAFSRLDPFLGDCLRIMKTMKHLDLESRKGKAPGGYNYPLDEIGVPFIFMNATSNLRDMVTLLHEGGHAVHSLVTRDLALNSFKHTPSEVAELASMSMELITMDFWDEFFTNEEDLKRAKITHLESIIETLPWVATVDKFQHWMYENPQHTPEQRTDAWVRIYEEFTDSVMDWSTLENFKKYLWQRQLHIYEVPFYYIEYGIAQLGAIGVWKNYRENPAAGLKGYLDALKLGYTATIGEIYQAANIPFDFSERHIAELMQFVRDELAELKK from the coding sequence ATGTCCAATCAGGAAACACTTCATATACCAACCCGGGCGAAACGGCCTTTTATTGGGGAAGAATTTGATTTGAAGAAATGGGAAGATGTGCAGCCTTTCTTCGAAAATTTGAAAAACAGGGAGATCAATTCGCCCGAAGACCTGAAACAGTGGTTCTCGGACCGCAGCGAGATCGAATCCTACCTTTCCGAGAACTTCGCATGGCGCTACATCCGCCAGACCTGCGATACGGCCAACACCGGCCTGATCAATGCATTGCAGTTCTTTATCACCGAAATCCAGCCGAAACTGGCCGAATACGGCAATGCGCTCGATAAAAAAGTGGTGGATAACCCTTATCTGAGTGAATTGACGGAGCCTGGCTTTGCGATCACATTGCGTGGCATGAAGAAGGCAATCGAGATTTTCCGGGATGAAAACATCCCGCTGATCACCGACATGCAGACCGAAGAGCGTAAATACGGCGCCATCGCCGGCGCGATGACCGTCACGCTCGATGGCGAGGAAATGACGCTCCAGCGCGCAGCCGACCGCCTGCAATCCACCGACCGGAATGTGCGCGAGGAAGCATGGCGGGCCATTGCCGAACGCCGTTACGAGGATCGTGAGAAGCTGGATGAACTGCTGAACAAGCTGGTGAGCCTGCGCGATAACGTGGGCCGCAATGCCGGTTTCAGCAACTACCGCGACTACATGTTCGCCGCCATGGGCCGCTTCGATTACACGCCGCAGGATTGTTTCAACTTCCACGGTTCTGTGAAAAAGTCAATCGTGCCGATTTTGAATGAAATGGCTGCGGAACGGAAGGCTGCATTGCAACTGGACGCACTCCGCCCGTGGGACACGAAAGTGGATCCGAAAGGCTTGCCGCCATTGAAACCGTTCGAAACCGGCGAGGAGCTGCTCGACAAGACGATCCGCGCATTCTCGCGCCTAGACCCGTTCCTGGGCGACTGCCTGCGGATTATGAAAACGATGAAGCACCTCGACCTCGAATCGCGGAAGGGCAAGGCGCCGGGCGGTTATAACTACCCGCTCGACGAAATCGGCGTGCCGTTTATTTTCATGAATGCGACGTCTAACCTGCGCGATATGGTTACGCTCCTGCACGAAGGCGGCCATGCGGTGCATTCGCTCGTAACGCGCGACCTGGCATTGAATTCGTTCAAACACACGCCTTCGGAGGTGGCCGAGCTGGCTTCGATGTCGATGGAGCTGATCACGATGGATTTCTGGGACGAGTTCTTTACAAACGAGGAAGACCTCAAACGCGCGAAAATCACACATCTGGAATCGATTATCGAGACGTTACCTTGGGTGGCGACGGTGGACAAGTTCCAGCATTGGATGTACGAAAACCCTCAGCACACGCCGGAACAGCGTACTGATGCGTGGGTGCGCATTTATGAGGAATTCACGGATTCGGTCATGGACTGGTCGACCTTGGAAAACTTCAAAAAGTACCTCTGGCAGCGCCAGCTGCATATTTATGAAGTGCCGTTCTATTACATCGAATACGGCATTGCGCAGCTCGGGGCAATTGGCGTTTGGAAAAACTACCGCGAGAATCCGGCGGCCGGTTTGAAGGGTTACTTGGATGCATTGAAGCTTGGCTACACGGCTACGATCGGTGAAATTTACCAGGCGGCTAACATTCCGTTCGATTTCTCGGAGCGCCATATCGCTGAACTGATGCAGTTTGTACGCGATGAATTGGCGGAATTAAAAAAATAG
- a CDS encoding DUF6686 family protein, producing the protein MQEDSHSYNSLRILSQTSRGYIGQCNCCTHFNFAYGNVLFIFTEDGLRGFQSILYDDCHLHSVGEPLPHGKTHLLPSPIPNFMLSFDEIELEEIKTMFQEALLVLEVDKIFSYKK; encoded by the coding sequence ATGCAGGAAGATTCGCATTCATACAATTCATTACGGATTTTAAGCCAGACGTCCAGGGGCTACATCGGGCAGTGTAATTGCTGCACGCATTTCAACTTCGCGTACGGCAATGTGCTGTTCATTTTTACAGAAGACGGTTTGAGGGGTTTTCAATCCATTTTGTATGACGACTGCCACCTGCACAGCGTAGGCGAACCGCTTCCGCATGGCAAAACGCATTTGTTACCATCGCCCATCCCGAACTTCATGCTCTCCTTCGACGAAATCGAGCTCGAAGAGATTAAAACCATGTTCCAGGAGGCGCTGCTGGTGTTAGAAGTAGACAAAATTTTTTCCTATAAAAAGTAA
- a CDS encoding NAD-dependent epimerase/dehydratase family protein: MNIALVTGSAGLIGSESVAFLADKFDLVIGVDNNLRQYFFGADGNTEWNRNRIEEAFGNYKHYSADIREVSQLEPIFKEYGTDIKMIVHAAAQPSHDWAAREPFTDFGVNAVGTLNMLEMTRLHAPEAVFIFTSTNKVYGDNPNYLPLVELETRWEIDESHAYFENGIDENHSIDHTKHSIFGASKVAADIMVQEYGRYFGMKTAVFRGGCLTGPNHSGAQLHGFLAYLMKCAITGTHYTIFGYKGKQVRDNIHSHDLVNMFWHYYQNPRPGEVYNAGGGRFANCSMLEAIALCEQITGNKLSYSYSETNRIGDHIWYVSDLSKFKSHYPDWNWEYGLTETLTQIHDGIASRLGVKTV, from the coding sequence ATGAACATAGCTTTGGTCACCGGCTCGGCCGGACTCATTGGAAGTGAATCGGTTGCTTTTTTGGCTGATAAGTTTGATCTGGTCATCGGAGTCGATAACAACCTTCGTCAATACTTCTTCGGGGCCGACGGAAATACCGAATGGAACCGCAACCGCATCGAAGAGGCATTCGGCAACTACAAACACTATTCGGCCGATATCCGCGAGGTTAGCCAGCTCGAACCGATTTTCAAAGAGTACGGCACAGACATTAAGATGATCGTGCACGCAGCAGCGCAGCCAAGCCACGACTGGGCAGCCCGTGAACCGTTCACCGATTTCGGTGTGAATGCGGTAGGGACATTGAATATGCTCGAAATGACCCGCCTGCACGCTCCCGAGGCCGTTTTTATCTTCACTTCTACCAACAAGGTTTACGGCGACAATCCCAACTACCTGCCATTGGTAGAGCTCGAAACCCGCTGGGAAATCGACGAAAGCCATGCTTACTTCGAAAACGGTATCGACGAAAACCACAGCATCGACCATACGAAACACTCGATTTTCGGCGCTTCCAAAGTCGCTGCCGACATTATGGTGCAGGAATACGGCCGCTATTTCGGTATGAAAACGGCTGTTTTCCGCGGAGGATGCCTCACAGGCCCGAACCACTCCGGCGCGCAGCTCCACGGCTTCCTGGCTTACCTCATGAAATGTGCCATTACCGGAACGCACTACACGATTTTCGGTTACAAGGGCAAGCAGGTCCGCGATAATATCCACAGCCACGACCTGGTGAACATGTTCTGGCATTATTACCAAAATCCCCGTCCGGGCGAAGTTTACAACGCCGGCGGCGGCCGTTTTGCCAACTGCTCGATGCTCGAAGCGATCGCATTGTGCGAGCAGATCACAGGAAACAAACTTTCTTACTCATACTCGGAAACCAACCGCATCGGCGACCACATCTGGTACGTAAGCGACCTTTCTAAATTCAAGTCGCATTACCCGGACTGGAACTGGGAGTACGGCCTCACGGAAACGCTCACGCAGATCCACGACGGAATCGCTTCCCGACTAGGTGTAAAAACGGTTTAA